In one window of Zhongshania aliphaticivorans DNA:
- a CDS encoding OmpA family protein produces the protein MKFSRRLMSVSFFVSFLMTSSIASADALTDLLNTLGLPQLLSEVGSTVGTVGASVLDPVGTGDNDFLGVDVLNPEDDLGATVGGSGELTGFGNKTDSETAIPLDALGLSELLNTLGLTYEAGFATQLRGLLGPEGVITEGLVDALQTIPAALELPGLAMGDGLVIDGAENGLIGLSVLDSGSGGNGGAIGVAILSGENSGNGDSLGVAVLSGSNSGNSDAIAAGILSGENVGNGGNIGIGVLSGDTAGNGESVGVGVLNGANSGNGDTAGVAVLSGDNSGNAVLAGVAALNGANSGNSDTIAVGAINGENSGNAGVIAVGALNGPESGQGGLVTVVAANEPTTDSDDDGGDTDSSCTGAGSVACGEQLQLAMLDSCKDVDGDGVCDERDECLNTPADMPVFLTGCHLTEDAPLVLRGVNFEFDKADLTPESYPILEHAVRVLAAQPAALVAVDGHTDSKGSDAYNMRLSYQRASTVYSYLIDSGIASHRLAYRGFGESVPIASNVMDDGSDDPVGRAENRRVELTILDGETFSGVKQENVSE, from the coding sequence ATGAAGTTCTCTCGCAGACTAATGTCTGTCTCGTTTTTCGTTTCGTTTTTGATGACTTCGTCAATTGCGTCGGCGGATGCTTTGACGGATCTTCTTAATACCTTGGGCTTGCCCCAGTTGCTATCCGAAGTAGGCTCAACAGTCGGTACTGTGGGGGCTTCAGTGCTCGATCCAGTGGGCACCGGAGATAATGATTTTCTCGGAGTGGATGTGTTAAACCCTGAGGATGATCTGGGGGCAACCGTTGGTGGTTCAGGCGAATTGACTGGTTTTGGGAATAAAACCGATTCTGAAACGGCGATACCGCTAGATGCTCTTGGTTTAAGCGAATTGTTAAATACCTTAGGTTTAACTTACGAGGCTGGGTTTGCTACGCAGCTACGTGGGCTCCTTGGTCCTGAGGGCGTGATTACAGAGGGTTTGGTGGATGCGTTGCAGACCATACCGGCTGCGTTGGAACTGCCCGGGCTTGCTATGGGGGATGGGCTAGTTATCGATGGGGCTGAAAACGGTCTGATCGGTTTGTCGGTACTTGATTCTGGGTCTGGCGGTAATGGCGGTGCTATTGGTGTAGCGATTTTGTCAGGTGAAAATTCAGGGAATGGTGATTCGCTTGGTGTCGCTGTTCTGTCGGGGAGTAATTCTGGAAATAGCGATGCCATTGCCGCTGGTATTCTGTCCGGTGAGAATGTTGGTAATGGCGGTAACATCGGTATTGGCGTCTTAAGTGGAGACACTGCTGGAAACGGTGAGAGTGTTGGGGTGGGCGTACTTAATGGTGCCAATTCAGGCAATGGCGACACTGCGGGGGTAGCTGTCTTAAGTGGCGATAACTCAGGCAATGCAGTGCTTGCCGGTGTGGCTGCGTTAAATGGCGCTAATTCGGGTAACTCAGATACCATCGCGGTGGGTGCCATTAACGGTGAGAACTCTGGGAATGCAGGTGTTATAGCGGTTGGCGCATTAAATGGACCTGAATCTGGTCAGGGTGGGCTGGTTACTGTTGTTGCAGCTAATGAGCCTACTACGGATTCAGATGATGATGGTGGCGATACTGACAGTAGTTGTACTGGTGCAGGTTCAGTTGCTTGCGGGGAGCAATTGCAGTTGGCAATGTTAGATAGCTGCAAAGATGTTGACGGTGATGGTGTTTGTGATGAGAGAGATGAATGTCTTAATACGCCCGCGGACATGCCTGTTTTTCTGACTGGCTGTCATCTCACTGAAGACGCTCCACTAGTTTTGCGTGGTGTTAATTTCGAATTTGATAAGGCGGACCTAACTCCTGAGTCATACCCAATATTGGAGCATGCAGTGAGGGTATTGGCTGCGCAGCCTGCGGCGCTAGTCGCGGTAGACGGGCATACCGATTCTAAGGGGAGTGATGCTTACAATATGCGGCTTTCTTATCAGCGTGCTAGCACTGTCTACAGTTACTTGATTGATTCTGGTATTGCCAGTCATCGTTTGGCCTATCGGGGTTTTGGGGAGAGTGTGCCGATTGCTTCAAATGTTATGGATGATGGGAGTGATGACCCTGTAGGTCGTGCGGAAAATCGCCGAGTTGAGTTAACTATTCTCGATGGCGAAACCTTTAGTGGGGTTAAGCAAGAGAACGTTTCAGAGTAA